A region from the Rhodamnia argentea isolate NSW1041297 chromosome 7, ASM2092103v1, whole genome shotgun sequence genome encodes:
- the LOC115727161 gene encoding protein NRT1/ PTR FAMILY 2.8-like, producing the protein MEGDKETEMDKHDMENAIHPQSSEPETPPPFLAQKAQRPKGGWRSVFYILGNESFERLASMSLIMNLPVYLKLKYNLYGVFLINVVSIWSGSCNILPLVGAFVAEKYLGRFRTLLLGCTASFLGMGMMTLTASIPQLRPSPCNSQSDCQQPDFGDLTFLFAALGLVAIGAGAIRPCCIAFGADQFQDITEKGRKRMQSFYNWWYLSFTATLIIALVGVIYVQSKVSWVVGLAIPTTCLALSVFIFLLGRKTYIRIEPQGSVYSNMAKVIVAALGKGHLARGDENRMPFYDPPLDESVPQVKKLAHTDRFRCLDRAAMIADPGELNDQGIAKNRWRLCSLQQVELLKSLVAIAPVWVSAILCFLAMDQQSVNGILQVFQMDQSMGPHFQIPPSWLPLWSMIVLSAWILIYEFVLPRASLRFSSKQWKRLTIGQRINIGIVMAILCMIIAGVVEGKRRSLALQNGSFVSPISVGYLLPQFALSGLIEAFAAIAVMELLTSHVPETLRTVGGAIFFLSLSVASYLTSAIVSAIHGLTGMNGKMPWVGGRDLNEGRLDYYYYVIAGLGVVNLAYFNLFAKKFLAGVGFGGEVV; encoded by the exons ATGGAGGGGGACAAAGAAACAGAGATGGATAAACATGATATGGAGAATGCAATTCATCCCCAATCATCAGAACCTGAAACCCCTCCACCTTTCCTCGCCCAAAAGGCCCAAAGACCGAAAGGAGGGTGGAGATCCGTATTTTACATTCTGG GGAATGAGTCTTTTGAAAGGCTGGCTTCGATGAGCTTGATAATGAACCTGCCGGTGTATCTGAAGCTTAAGTACAACTTGTATGGAGTGTTCTTGATCAATGTGGTCAGCATATGGTCTGGTAGCTGCAACATATTGCCTCTGGTTGGTGCTTTTGTTGCTGAGAAGTATCTGGGCCGATTCCGGACTCTCCTGCTTGGCTGCACGGCTTCTTTCCTG GGAATGGGGATGATGACATTAACTGCATCTATACCTCAACTGAGACCCTCCCCTTGTAACTCTCAAAGCGATTGCCAACAGCCAGATTTCGGTGACCTGACCTTCCTATTTGCTGCTCTTGGATTGGTTGCCATTGGTGCCGGAGCCATCAGACCTTGCTGCATTGCTTTTGGAGCCGATCAGTTCCAAGACATCACGGAAAAGGGAAGAAAGCGGATGCAAAGCTTCTACAACTGGTGGTACTTGTCATTCACGGCCACACTGATTATAGCACTCGTGGGCGTCATCTATGTCCAAAGCAAGGTCAGTTGGGTTGTAGGTCTCGCCATACCTACCACTTGCCTCGCACTTTCTGTGTTCATATTCTTGCTAGGCCGCAAAACGTATATCAGGATTGAGCCTCAAGGAAGTGTCTACTCCAACATGGCCAAAGTGATTGTGGCGGCTCTTGGTAAGGGTCATTTAGCTCGTGGAGATGAGAACAGGATGCCCTTTTATGATCCTCCTCTCGATGAGTCGGTGCCACAGGTCAAGAAGCTTGCTCACACAGATAGGTTTAGGTGTCTTGATAGGGCTGCAATGATTGCTGATCCTGGTGAGTTGAACGATCAAGGAATAGCCAAGAACCGTTGGAGATTATGTAGCTTACAACAAGTGGAACTATTAAAGTCTTTGGTGGCCATTGCACCTGTATGGGTGTCGGCAATTCTCTGTTTCCTAGCCATGGACCAACAAAGTGTAAATGGGATACTTCAGGTGTTTCAAATGGACCAATCAATGGGACCTCATTTTCAGATCCCGCCAAGCTGGTTGCCCCTGTGGTCCATGATTGTTCTCTCGGCCTGGATCCTCATCTACGAGTTTGTGTTGCCGAGGGCTTCGCTCAGATTCTCCAGTAAACAATGGAAAAGGCTGACCATAGGACAGAGAATCAACATAGGCATTGTAATGGCGATTCTCTGCATGATAATAGCTGGGGTTGTCGAGGGGAAGCGGCGATCTTTGGCTTTGCAAAATGGATCTTTTGTTTCGCCAATAAGTGTTGGATACCTCTTGCCACAATTTGCCTTGTCGGGATTGATAGAAGCTTTCGCGGCTATAGCAGTGATGGAATTGCTCACGTCCCATGTGCCAGAGACTTTGAGGACTGTAGGCGGGGCgattttctttctctcattgTCGGTTGCAAGCTATCTGACATCTGCTATTGTGAGTGCCATCCATGGCCTGACCGGAATGAATGGGAAGATGCCATGGGTAGGCGGTCGAGACCTTAACGAGGGTAGGCTTGACTACTATTACTATGTCATTGCTGGCCTAGGTGTTGTGAACCTGGCATATTTCAATCTCTTTGCCAAGAAGTTTTTGGCTGGAGTTGGTTTTGGTGGAGAGGTAGTGTAG
- the LOC115727156 gene encoding uncharacterized protein LOC115727156, protein MSYMNRAWMAVGVAAVQGHSDQGMRLKSGLQAVQSGKRRLFSGPDAADLRPLAGAVGTELDGTAARSCGDERRRQADESLRNVMYFNCWGQS, encoded by the coding sequence ATGAGCTACATGAACAGGGCATGGATGGCCGTTGGTGTCGCGGCGGTGCAGGGCCACTCGGACCAGGGCATGAGGCTGAAGTCCGGCCTGCAAGCGGTCCAGTCGGGGAAGAGGAGGCTCTTCTCCGGACCCGACGCGGCGGATCTCCGGCCGCTCGCTGGGGCCGTCGGGACGGAGCTCGACGGGACGGCCGCGAGGAGCTGCGGGGACGAGAGGCGGCGGCAGGCCGACGAGTCCCTGAGGAACGTCATGTACTTCAATTGCTGGGGTCAGAGCtga